In one Nicotiana sylvestris chromosome 8, ASM39365v2, whole genome shotgun sequence genomic region, the following are encoded:
- the LOC104228439 gene encoding protein FAR1-RELATED SEQUENCE 4-like, which translates to MCTWNFVSSRLNKTKIFKVRKFNNVHNYGVEERMYTQRHATSDFIGYLIQDKYVDPKTVYTPADIRRDIKKIHGFDVNYMKAWRSKEKALEMVRGNPSKSYTELPNYLYMLMHTNPGSVYRLEKTDDGSFLYLFVAIYALIKGWEYCKPIVVVDGSFLKSTYRGTIITASAQDDAGKIFPLAYSIVDSENEASWEWFFERFRETYGVREGMCIVSDRHESIAKASSTVFPSVPHCVCIFHLWNNIKVKFKKNQLLMKDLFFAAAKAYTIEEFEHHMSEIDDLDKRVRPYLLKIGYDRWSIAHSTVNRTTTITSNIAESINAANKSARDLPICPLVEYMANLIRDWNYENNKTAMYTFTKLSEKYDDMLQKNMIKSHRMTVKPSSYSLYTVLEDGMRYVVDRTKEHAHAVDFRRMKCRAHMRWQL; encoded by the exons ATGTGTACTTGGAATTTTGTATCTTCCAGACTGAATAAAACTAAGATATTTAAAGTGAGGAAGTTCAATAATGTTCACAACTATGGGGTCGAAGAACGAATGTATACACAACGTCACGCTACATCAGATTTCATAGGATATCTTATACAAGATAAGTACGTTGATCCGAAGACTGTGTATACTCCAGCAGATATAAGGCGAGACATAAAAAAAATTCATGGTTTCGATGTGAATTATATGAAAGCTTGGAGATCGAAGGAGAAGGCTCTTGAAATGGTGCGAGGGAACCCAAGCAAATCATATACAGAGCTTCCTAACTACTTGTACATGTTGATGCATACAAATCCCGGGTCCGTATATAGATTAGAGAAAACTGATGATGGATCATTCTTGTATTTATTTGTAGCTATTTATGCATTGATCAAAGGGTGGGAGTATTGCAAACCAATCGTCGTTGTTGATGGCAGCTTTCTTAAATCTACATATAGAGGAACAATAATCACTGCTTCAGCACAAGATGACGCAG GTAAAATTTTCCCGCTTGCATACTCTATTGTTGATTCAGAGAACGAAGCATCTTGGGAATGGTTCTTCGAAAGATTCAGAGAGACATACGGTGTAAGAGAAGGAATGTGTATAGTATCTGACCGACATGAAAGCATAGCAAAGGCATCTTCAACAGTGTTTCCAAGTGTGCCTCACTGTGTATGCATTTTCCACTTGTGGAACAACATAAAAGTGAAGTTCAAGAAGAATCAACTGCTTATGAAGGATCTATTTTTTGCAGCAGCGAAAGCATACACGATTGAAGAGTTTGAGCATCATATGAGTGAAATTGATGACCTTGACAAGAGGGTTAGACCATATTTACTCAAAATCGGATATGATAGATGGTCAATAGCGCATTCAACAGTCAACAGAACAACAACTATCACTTCTAACATTGCGGAATCGATAAATGCAGCAAATAAAAGTGCAAGAGACTTACCAATTTGTCCTTTGGTTGAATACATGGCGAACTTGATTCGTGAttggaattatgaaaacaatAAAACTGCCATGTATACCTTCACAAAGCTGAGTGAGAAATATGATGACATGCTGCAGAAAAACATGATCAAATCTCATAGGATGACG GTGAAGCCATCAAGCTATTCATTATATACAGTATTGGAAGATGGTATGCGATATGTGGTGGATAGAACGAAAGAACATGCACATGCCGTAGATTTCAGAAGGATGAAATGTCGTGCCCACATGCGTTGGCAGTTGTGA